One genomic segment of Chryseobacterium phocaeense includes these proteins:
- a CDS encoding AI-2E family transporter has product MNFLRLPFIVNLTLVVISIIGLGYLLALGQSILAPFFLAFLMAMLFLPVATFMERKLRFPRSVSTMASVFVMLAILSGLIYFFGSQLSDFSKDLPHLREQMTTVFNNLQHWISKTFNVKIDEQLDYINQGLNKLLSSSGVILGFTFGIFSSGFGFIVFFTLFFIFILNYRRILNNFIVTVFNEKHKASVQEVVTEIRVMTKKYIIGLCLQVLIVSILTSILLTILGIKYAILLAVLTGLLNVIPYLGICISLLISCFIAFATGTPSTCVYVAIGYIAVHIIDGNIVLPFVVGSKVKINALFSFIGIILGEHLWGIAGMFLCIPAIAIIKIIFERVDGLKPWGKLLGEEEKPNKKKKSYKISKNITLKEMD; this is encoded by the coding sequence ATGAACTTTCTTAGACTCCCTTTTATCGTTAATCTCACTCTGGTTGTTATATCCATTATTGGCCTTGGCTACCTCTTAGCACTCGGACAGAGTATATTGGCTCCTTTTTTTCTGGCTTTTTTAATGGCTATGCTTTTTCTTCCGGTTGCTACATTCATGGAAAGAAAACTAAGGTTTCCAAGGTCGGTATCTACCATGGCTTCTGTTTTCGTTATGCTGGCTATTTTATCAGGACTTATCTATTTTTTCGGGTCGCAGCTCTCTGATTTCAGCAAAGACCTTCCTCATCTGCGGGAACAGATGACCACAGTTTTCAATAACCTGCAGCACTGGATTTCAAAGACGTTCAATGTAAAGATTGATGAACAGCTGGATTATATTAATCAGGGACTTAACAAGCTGCTTTCTTCTTCCGGCGTGATCCTTGGCTTTACTTTCGGAATATTTTCAAGCGGATTTGGTTTTATTGTATTTTTCACCCTGTTTTTTATCTTTATTTTAAACTACAGAAGAATTCTCAATAATTTTATCGTTACTGTTTTTAACGAAAAACATAAAGCAAGCGTACAGGAAGTGGTTACCGAGATCAGGGTAATGACCAAGAAGTACATAATCGGGCTTTGTCTGCAGGTCTTAATCGTATCAATCCTGACGTCAATCCTTCTTACAATTTTAGGCATTAAATATGCTATCCTTCTGGCTGTATTAACTGGCTTACTAAATGTTATTCCGTACCTGGGAATCTGTATTTCTCTTTTAATCTCATGTTTTATCGCTTTTGCAACCGGCACCCCTTCCACCTGTGTTTATGTAGCGATAGGATATATTGCTGTACATATTATTGATGGAAATATTGTTCTTCCTTTCGTAGTGGGTTCAAAAGTAAAGATCAATGCCTTATTTTCTTTTATCGGAATTATTTTAGGAGAACATCTTTGGGGAATTGCAGGAATGTTCCTCTGCATTCCGGCTATTGCGATTATTAAAATTATTTTCGAAAGGGTAGATGGATTAAAACCCTGGGGAAAACTGCTCGGTGAAGAAGAGAAACCAAACAAGAAGAAAAAGAGCTATAAAATTTCGAAGAATATTACACTGAAAGAAATGGATTAA